The nucleotide window CCGGGTACACCAGGAACTTGGCCTCCGCTTGCTCGCACAGCATCGTGAGGATCGTTTCGATCTTCACGCTCGTTAGCCGCGGCAGTTTCACCGCCAGCTCCCCGCGGACGGTCTCGTCGCTGGCGATGTGCCCCTGGTCGCCCTGGCGGGTCAGCACCAGCGGGAGTTCGTAAGCGGTGGCGATCACGTCGACGGCGTCGCGGAACTTTCCCTCATACCGCCCGAGCGTGACGCGGCTGGCGAGCAGCTTGTTCAGGTCGACCTTTTCGGCCTTGGCCTGCGCCGGCACCGGCGCGCCGGCGGGTTCGGTCGTTTTGGGCGGCTGCGCGAGGGCGGTGCCCAGTGCCGCGACGAGGGCGCAGACGGTGAGCGTGCGGACGGTCATACGGAACCTCCGGGAAGTGAGACGTGCCAGACGCCTAACGCACGAACGCGGCTGGCGTTGGTGGCGCGCCGGTCGCGGAGTTCCGCCTTACACCCGCCGGGGCGGGCGGTTGTACTTCTGGTCCAGGGCTTTTCGCATCTCGTGCGTGAGGTTCAGAGGTGAGTACACGAGCCGCCGCAGGCCGCGCCAGTATGGGCTGTTGAGCAGCGCCCGAAAGCCGGTTTCGCCGATCGGATTGTTGCTCAGGTCGAGCAGGTCGACCCGCTCGAGGTGCGGGCTGTTGGCCAGCGCCCGGACCCCTTCGTCCCCGATGCCGCAACTCGTCAGGGTGAGGGCGGTGAGGCCCGCGAGGTGGGGGCTGTGGGCGAGCACCACGGCGCCCGCGTCGTTGAGCGTGTTGGACCCGAGGTGCAACTCCTCCAGCCGGATTGCCGTGTGGTCGGCCGCCCGCCGCCCCAAAATCGCCTGGAGGCCCGTGTGCGTCAGCTCGTTCATCGTGAGGTCCAGGACCGGCACGGTGAGCAGCGCGTGCGGGCGCGCCAGCGAGAGCAGCCGCGGGGTGCCGATTTCGTTCTCGCCCAGTCCCAGCGTCCGCAGCGAGGTGAGCCGGTCGGACCCCGCGAGCGCTTCCGCCCCGCCGGGGCCGAGCCGGTTCTCGCGCAGCTCCAGCCGCCGGAGGTTCCCGAGGTGCGGTGACCCCGCCAGCGCGAGCGCGCCGGTTTCGCCGATCTCGTTTTCGCTCAGATCGAGTTCTTCAAGCGCCGGCAGGTTGGGGGAACCCGCCAGGTGCTCTACCGCGTCGTCGGCCAGCCGGTTCCGGCCGAGGTGAAGGACCCGCAGCGCACCGAGGTGTGGCGACCGCGCGACGGCGCGGGCCAGCGGCTCGCTCGCGTGCTGCGCGTACACCGTTAGCGCCGACAGCCGGCTCAAATACGGGCACTGCATGACCGCCGGCAGGTTCCCGCCCACGTCGAGCAGGTGGACGCGCCGCACCGGCGTAGCGTCGAAGATCCGGTGCGCGTGCTGAAGGAACTGCTTCGCCTCGACCTTCACTTCGTCCACGAACCCGCGGCGGAACACCGGTCCGCTTATGAGCCCGCGAAGCGGTGCCTCCCAGGTGTCGCGATGGGCCGCGAGTAGCTGGCGCTCCTCGGCCAGTAGCGCCGGGCGCGCCCGGTCGCCCTCGGGAAGGTGCGCCAGCGCCAGTTGCACGCGAATGAACCGCCCGCGCGGGTCGCCCTCCTCGTCGAGCCAGTCGGCGAAGATGAGCCGCTGCGCGTCGTCGTCCGGGTACGCCCGGATGCGCTGAAGGAAGGCTTCGGCCTCGGTCTGCATAGCGGCCCGGTTCCGCAGGTGGTCGTCCCACTCAGTTTAGCACGTCGCTCCTTCCATCTGGTTCCACACTTGTATCGGATTCGTCGCGGCAAATGGGATTGTTACTCTGGACGAAATAGTGAATTAGGTTAAACTAATTTCTAGTTTTGCTGAGGCTACAGCAACGAAGGAGAACGGTATGCTTTGCACTCGAAGTTCTCGGTGGCGGCGCAATGGGGCCTCTCTGAATTGGGGCGTGCGAGTCGCCTTTACCCTGATCGAGTTGCTGGTGGTGATCGCGATCATCGCCATTCTGATCGGGCTCCTGCTTCCCGCCGTTCAGAAGGTGCGTGAGGCGGCGGCCCGGCTGAAGTGCAAGAACAACCTGAAGCAGATCGGGCTGGCGCTCCACAACTGCCACGACCGCGGCAGCGCGTTCCCGCCGGGGTACACTTCGACGGCGGCCAACTCCGATGCCGGTCCGGGTTGGGGGTGGGCCGCGCACCTGCTGCCCGACTTGGAGCAGGACAACCTGCATCGGGGCATCGACTTCACGCAGCCGATCACGGCAGCGGGAAACCACGACGCGGTGCGCCAGGTGAACGTGCCGTTTTTCCGGTGCCCGTCGGACCCGCGGCAGGAGCCGATTCAGCCGGCAGAATTCACCGCCGCCGCCGGCCTGACCACGCCGCTGGGGCGCACCAACTACGTCGCGTGCTACGGGAACACGCCGTTTCTGGGCGAGTCCGCGGCCGTTCTGACCACGCACCTCGTTGTTGATGGGGTGAGCGGGAAGGGCATGTTCTACCGCAACAGCAGGACGCGGATCGCGGACGTGACTGACGGGCTCTCGAATACGCTCGCTGTCGGCGAGAAGAACGCGAAGAACACGATGGCGACGTGGGTGGGGGTGATTCCGGGCTCGCAGTGGCGCAGCGCGAACGACACCGCGAACTACGGCGGGGTGCCGTCCAACATCGCGGCGGCGAAGGTGCTGGGGCACGCGTGCCGGCAGCACCCGCCGAGCGCGGAAGCGGGTGTCGCCGAGGACTTCTCGTCGCCCCACATTAACGGCGTCAACATGCTGTTCGCGGACGGGTCCGTTCACGCGGTGCGCACGAGCATTGACATGGGCGTGTACCCGTTCACCGCCAGCATTTCCGACGGCCGCGCGCTCAGCATCGATTTCTGATCACGGCCGCCGCGACCATCACGAACGCCGTGTGGTGGTCGCGGCGTGTTGCTCGTGTCTGCTGATAACTGGTCGTGTGCCGGATTGTCCCGACTTCGCGCCGTCCTACACGGCCTCGCGTGTACGAAGAAGATTTTGACAGGATCGACAGGATAAACAGGATCGGCAGAATTAGGACGGATTCTGTCAAAATCTACTTGGCTTCTCGTCGCGCCGTACCAACCCGATGCGCACTGACTGAGCTTCTGCTCTGATACCCCCTTGCGGTAGAGTTCGAGAGCATTCGTGGGTTGGCGCCAGGGGTGGTACGCTCTTGTCGGGAGGCGTGTCGCACGTCCGTCACGATCCGGTCTGCCATCGTTTGGCCGTTGCAACTCCCGCTGGAATCGATCACCCGTTTGGGAGCACGTTGGAAGGTGCGAGTGATGTCTGAGGATAAGACGAATTCCAAGGCCAAACGCGCGCCTCGGGTAAACAGGGCTGATAAGCCGGCTGCCGCGACCGGCGCGAAAGCCAAGTCGGTAGCGACAGCCGGCGCCGGCGGGCCGTCCGCTTCCCGCCTCATCGACCAGCGGATAAGTGACCTGGGGGGATGGCGCGGGGAGGCGCTGGCTCGGGTGCGGGCGCTGATCCTGCAAGCCGATCCCCAGGTGACCGAAGAGTGGAAGTGGAACAATCCGGTTTGGTCCCATCACGGCATCGTCTGTACCGGTGAGGCGTACACAAAGGCCGTAAAGCTCACGTTCGCCCGCGGTGCCAGCGTCCCGGACCCGTCGCGGCTCTTCAATTCCAGCCTGGAAGGCAACACCCGAAGAGCGATCGATATTCACGAAGGCGAAGAGGTTGATGGGGATGCGTTCAAAGCGCTTGTCGCCGCCGCAATCGCTCAGAACCTGACATCGGTGAAAAAAGCACGATCGGGTGCGCATGAGGTCGGCCCGGTGAAACTCCTTTCGGGCGGAAACCCGCAGATTGCGAAGGGAGACGGTGACGCCCCGGTGCAGGCGTACATCGCCGCAATGCCGGGTTGGAAGCACGACATCGGCCGCTGGATCGACGCGCTCGTCGTCCGGGCGGTGCCCGGCGTGTGCAAAGCCGTGAAGTGGAACTCGCCGTTTTACGGCGTCGCAGGACGAGGTTGGTTTCTGAGCGTCCACTGCCTGACGAAGTACGTCAAGGTGACCTTCTTTCGGGGGCTCTCGTTGCAACCCGTTCCCTCCGGTGGCACGCCGAAGAGCAAGGACGCACGCTGGATCGACATCTACGAAGGCGACGCGCTCGATGAGGCGCAGATGACGGCCTGGGTGGAACAGGCGGCGGCGTTGCCCGGCTGGGCGCCTTGAAGGTTTTTGCTCGGCAGATTGTTGGTGCTTCGGGGCTTATTGCGGGCGCGGGCGTCCTGGTGGCCGAAAAGGGCGGCGCTGACGCGATCCGTGCCGCGCGGGCGTGAGGCGAAATGAGTTGGGCCGGTGCAGGCGGCACGATGTGACGCGCGCCTGCACCGGCCCTCACGATATCCAATTGCGACCGCCTCTGGCCTCGTGCCCGCCGGTCGCCTGGGGCGGGTTACTTTTCGCCCTCTTTCTTTTCGCCCTCTTTCTTTTCGCGGGGCGCCGGCGTCGCGTCAGGAGAGCCCTTCGGTTCGGTTTTGGCCGGCGGGGGCGTGGTCGTTTTGTTTTCGGGCGCCGGCGGGGCGGGTTTCGGGGCGACCGGGCCGGCCGGCTTCGGCAGTGCGGATAGCGGGGCGGCCGTGTTGACGTCCGCGAGATCTGCCATGTCACCGCCGGCGCGCGTGCCGAGCGCCAGAAGAACTTTCTTGTCCACGTTGGCGGGGACGAACCGCACCGACCCGTCTCCCATGAGCGCGTATGTACCGGGTTTGCCGCCGTTGGCGTGGCGGAACCCGGCCATGGGGTCGTCCTCGTTGAACCCGCGGACCGTCGCGCCGCCGCCCGCGATCCACGGCTGCTGCAACCCCGGCGGGGTCTGCATCAGGTAGATCGTGTTCGCCAGCCCGTCGGTCACGTCCTCGGCGCGCGAGCCCCAGTTGTACCCGGTCATCCCCAACTTCTTCTTCACCTCCGGGTCCGACGAGTTCGGGTCGAGCCGGGCCGCGTTCAGGCCGGTGCCGGCGATCGCGACGTAGTTGGTGGCGCCGAACGTGTGGTCCGGGGCGTACGGGCTGGTGGCCCGCCACGCCGACTGCGGGTACGAGGGGACCAGCAGTTCGGGTATCCATTCGCCGCCCGGGGTCACGTTGTCCACGCGCTTGCGGGGCGGGACCGTCGGGTTGTTCGGGTCCACGGGGTCGTACTCCAGGGCGTACCACGCGGCGTTCCGGTCGATCTGGCCCGCCAGGCTGCCGCGCCCGAGGTGCGGCAGCAGTTCGGCGAACAGGCTGACGCGCTGGATCGGCGGGTACTCCAGCCCGAGGCGGGCCGGATCGGATTTCGCCCGGTCCCAGGTGCCGCGCGGGGTCGTTTTGGCCGTGCTCAGCACCCGCGGCGCGACCGTCGCGAGGGCGTGCAGGCCCGCTTCGCCCGAGAACACCGCCACCTTACCCTTGATCTGGTTCGCGATGCCGATCACCCGCGGCGCGACCGTGGTGCGGTACGTGAAGTCGTTCCAGAACAGGTCAATCGCGATCAGCAATTGATCGTCCCGGTGGTACAGGTCGAAGTGCGACGGCGGGAGTGCCGGGGCCTCGCCGCCGGGTAGGACGCCCCCCGGCCCCATGCTGCCGGGCATAGCTCCTGGCCCCATGCTCCCAGACCCCATGCCCCCCGGCATGGCGCCCGGCCCCATGCTCCCAGACCCGAGGCCCCCCGGCCCCATGCGACCTGGGCCAGCGCCCCCCGGCCCCATGCTGCCCGGATTGATCCGGCCCGGCCCGATACCGCCCGGGGGCGTGCGGCCTTCTTCCCCGTCGCCACCGGGGCCGAAGCGGCCCGGCCCGGCGCCGGGGAACCCGCTACCCGGAGGCATCCCGGGGAGGCCGTTGCCCGGTTGGCCGGTGCCGGGGAAGCCGCCGCCGGCCACCGTGTAGTCGCGGAACTCGACCGGGGTGGTCAGGTACAGCTTGAACAGCTCGGTGACCATCGTCAGCCCCGGCGCGACCTTCTCTTTAGCCAGGGTCCGCGCGTCGGCCACGTCGGCGAGCGTGAGCTGCACGTTCGCGGCGAACTGCTGGTAGCCGAACGCGGTCACGTTCGCGGCGATGTACCGCAGCCGCGACGCGATCGGGTCGAGCGTGGTCGCGAGGATCTGGTACTCCTTCTTCAGCAGCTTCGGGTCGTACTGGCGGGCGTCGAACTTCTCGGCGTACACCAGCACCGTGCGGGCGGCGCGGTCGGCCTCCATGTCGTCAAGGGCCCGCTTGAGCGTCGGCTCGATGGTGCGGTAGGCGTTGATCGTGGAGGACGTTTGGGCGCCAGACGCCGGTTGCTTCGCCGGAGGCTTCGGCTGCGGCTGTGTGGGGGCGGGTTCCGGTGCGGGGGCCGGTGCCCCGTCCGTCGGCGGCGTGCTGGGCGGCGTGGCCGGGACCACCAGCACGTCCAGGTCGCTCTTGAACGGAGGGTAGCCGTTGGCGTCGAGTTCGCCGAGGAACCGCTCGAGCAGCCCGTAATCGCCGACGAGGACGTGTTGGGTGTCGAGGACGCACACGCCGTGGGGCTTGTCCTTCGGCGGGGCCGCGGCGGCCGGCGGGAGGGCGGAGTACAGGTCCCCGAACAGCGACCGCATCGCCACTGCGTGCGAAATCGCGTGCAGCAGCGGGGCCGAACGGAACTCGTGCAGGTCGCGGCCCTTGACCGCCTTGGGCGCGGACTTCAGCGGCATCTTCGCCAGCCGGTCCGCTGCCTTTGCCGGGCTCTTGAGCTTGATGACGCCGAACGGGTCGCGGCCGTCGCCGGCGACGCAGTGGATGTAGGTGTCCACGTCGTCCGGGTTGAACCCGAGCGTGCCATTGAACAGCGCCGTCATCGGTTGGTCGACCAGCGCCGCGTACACCGGCCCGCCGCGCAACTGATCCACGTTGATCCGGTACACGGCCACCGCCTGCCCGGGGAGCAGGTTGGAAGTCACCTTGTCGCTGGACGGGACCGACGGTGTGACCGGGGCGCTCGTCTTTTCCTTGTTGCCGTCCTCGGGTTGCGTCTCTTCGGGAGACGCCGAACCGGTTCTGCTGGGGCCGGAGCCCACCGCGAACGGGTCCTTTTTCGGCTTCTTGCCGTCGCCCCCGAGGAACGCGACCGCGCCGCCGATGAGCACCACCAGCGCGACCACCCCGGCGACGATCGGCACCAGCTTCTTGTTCTTCCCGCCCCCGCCGGATTTGGCCTTCTTCTCGGCCTTCTTGTCTTTCTCTTTGGCGGCGTCTTTGTCTTTGGTCGGATCGGCGCCGGCCGCAGCGACCTCAGCGGCCGGCTCTTCGACCTTGAACCGGTACTTGCACTTCGGGCATTCGACCTTGGTGCCGACGAGGTTCGGATTCTTGATGAGAACCGGGGCCTCGCAGCTCGGACACTGGACCTTGAAACTCGGCATGGAGCGCTCCCGCAGTGCCGCCGGTTGGGATTGGTTGAGGCGTGAGGTGCCGTGCCCTCATCTTAGTGGTTCGGGCGCGAGGGGTGCAAAGGGTTTTGTCGCCGCTTGATACCGAAATCGCCGGGACGGCCGGTACCGCATGCCCGTGCCGGCGAGAGCGGGGGCGGATCGCGTCCCTTGTTCGAGGGAGGGTTCCTACGAACGAGCGGACCACGGGTGTGGCAATCTCGGTCGGCGGTAGCGGACGGGCGGGGGCGGTGCCCGGAAACTCCCGCGGGTTGTACTTTTTCTCTTCACACCCGCACCGCTCACACTATCCTGTTCCTCACGTGCGCCGATACGGCGCGCCCGCCCCGGGGCCGACGCCGCGGAGTGAAGAGCCATGCGTTCCCCGCTCAAGGGGCTGTTCGACCGACTGCGGCCGCGGCAGTACGGGCGGCGCGAGCCGCTCGTGCTCATCAACGGCCTGGCCGAACAAGCCGAATCGTGGTACCGCAACCGCAAGTTCTGGTCGCGGTACTTCGAAGTGCTGACGCCCAACATCCTCGCCTACGAGGGCGACGCGCTCCACGCGCGCATCAACGCCAAACAGCCCGTCACCGTCGAATATCTTGTTGAGCAACTCCACACGTACCTGACGCAGTTCGTTCAGACGCCGCCGTACCACCTCGTCGCCAGCAGCCTCGGCGGCAAGGTCGCGGTCGAGTTCGCGGCCAAGTACCCCCAGCTCGTGAACCGGGTGGTGCTCCTGTGCCCGTCCGGGATGGGCGACAAGGAGCAGCTGCCCATCATTGAGGGCGTCGTCGGTCGCAACGCCCGCGCGATGGTGGAGAGCGTGTTCCACAAGCCCCGGCGGGCCGACGGCGGGCTGCTCCGCTACTACCGGTCGAAGTTCGCGAACCGCAAGTGGCAGAAGGGGTTCATCCGGTCCGTGCGCGGGACGCTCGACCACGTCGTGCGCGACAAGATGAGGCTGGTGACGGCGCCGACCCTGCTGGTCACCGCGTCGGGCGATAAGGTGTGCGACCCTCAGACGGCCGAGGACGCCGCCCGCGAACTGCCCAACGGCCACTTCCGCAAGATCGAGCGGTGCGGGCACGCGCCGCACATCGAGAAGCACTGGTTGATCAACCGACTGGTCGTAGACTTCCTCAGTTCGACGCGACCCACCGCGCACCCGTCGTGGACCAAACTCATCCTGGCGAAGGCCCCCCGAGCGAGCAAATGACGCCATCCATCGTGCCGCCGCAGCCGGCGACCGCCGCCCCGCTCCCGCCCGCCGCGCCGGCGCACACCCCGCCGGACCTGGGGGCAGCGGGGCGGACCAACCCGAACCCGCCGGCCTCCGCGCCGAAGGGGCCGGACTGGTGGCTCATGATGCGGGCGTTCCTCACGCAGGGTAAGCGGATCGCGTCGTTCGCGCCCAGCTCCCGGTTCATGGCCCGCAAGCTCCTCGACGGCATCGACTGGGCGCACGCCCGGTCCATCGTCGAGTTGGGCGCCGGGACCGGGCCGATCACCGCGGAACTGGTCCGGCTCGCGCACCCGAAGGCGCGGCTGGTGGTGATCGAACTGGACCCGGTGCTGTGCGGCCGGCTCCAGGCGCGGTTCCGCGAGTCGCCGAACGTCGAGGTGGTGCTCGGTGACGCGACGAAGTTCGGCGAGATCCTCGCCGCCCGCGGCATCCCCAAGGTCGACCACGTGCTGTCCGGGCTGCCGCTCCCGTCGTTCCCGGCCGCGGCCCGCGACGCGATCCTGGAAACGTCGGCCAA belongs to Gemmata obscuriglobus and includes:
- a CDS encoding TIGR02996 domain-containing protein, with protein sequence MQTEAEAFLQRIRAYPDDDAQRLIFADWLDEEGDPRGRFIRVQLALAHLPEGDRARPALLAEERQLLAAHRDTWEAPLRGLISGPVFRRGFVDEVKVEAKQFLQHAHRIFDATPVRRVHLLDVGGNLPAVMQCPYLSRLSALTVYAQHASEPLARAVARSPHLGALRVLHLGRNRLADDAVEHLAGSPNLPALEELDLSENEIGETGALALAGSPHLGNLRRLELRENRLGPGGAEALAGSDRLTSLRTLGLGENEIGTPRLLSLARPHALLTVPVLDLTMNELTHTGLQAILGRRAADHTAIRLEELHLGSNTLNDAGAVVLAHSPHLAGLTALTLTSCGIGDEGVRALANSPHLERVDLLDLSNNPIGETGFRALLNSPYWRGLRRLVYSPLNLTHEMRKALDQKYNRPPRRV
- a CDS encoding DUF1559 domain-containing protein; amino-acid sequence: MRVAFTLIELLVVIAIIAILIGLLLPAVQKVREAAARLKCKNNLKQIGLALHNCHDRGSAFPPGYTSTAANSDAGPGWGWAAHLLPDLEQDNLHRGIDFTQPITAAGNHDAVRQVNVPFFRCPSDPRQEPIQPAEFTAAAGLTTPLGRTNYVACYGNTPFLGESAAVLTTHLVVDGVSGKGMFYRNSRTRIADVTDGLSNTLAVGEKNAKNTMATWVGVIPGSQWRSANDTANYGGVPSNIAAAKVLGHACRQHPPSAEAGVAEDFSSPHINGVNMLFADGSVHAVRTSIDMGVYPFTASISDGRALSIDF
- a CDS encoding DUF1801 domain-containing protein — its product is MSEDKTNSKAKRAPRVNRADKPAAATGAKAKSVATAGAGGPSASRLIDQRISDLGGWRGEALARVRALILQADPQVTEEWKWNNPVWSHHGIVCTGEAYTKAVKLTFARGASVPDPSRLFNSSLEGNTRRAIDIHEGEEVDGDAFKALVAAAIAQNLTSVKKARSGAHEVGPVKLLSGGNPQIAKGDGDAPVQAYIAAMPGWKHDIGRWIDALVVRAVPGVCKAVKWNSPFYGVAGRGWFLSVHCLTKYVKVTFFRGLSLQPVPSGGTPKSKDARWIDIYEGDALDEAQMTAWVEQAAALPGWAP
- a CDS encoding DUF1559 domain-containing protein, producing the protein MPSFKVQCPSCEAPVLIKNPNLVGTKVECPKCKYRFKVEEPAAEVAAAGADPTKDKDAAKEKDKKAEKKAKSGGGGKNKKLVPIVAGVVALVVLIGGAVAFLGGDGKKPKKDPFAVGSGPSRTGSASPEETQPEDGNKEKTSAPVTPSVPSSDKVTSNLLPGQAVAVYRINVDQLRGGPVYAALVDQPMTALFNGTLGFNPDDVDTYIHCVAGDGRDPFGVIKLKSPAKAADRLAKMPLKSAPKAVKGRDLHEFRSAPLLHAISHAVAMRSLFGDLYSALPPAAAAPPKDKPHGVCVLDTQHVLVGDYGLLERFLGELDANGYPPFKSDLDVLVVPATPPSTPPTDGAPAPAPEPAPTQPQPKPPAKQPASGAQTSSTINAYRTIEPTLKRALDDMEADRAARTVLVYAEKFDARQYDPKLLKKEYQILATTLDPIASRLRYIAANVTAFGYQQFAANVQLTLADVADARTLAKEKVAPGLTMVTELFKLYLTTPVEFRDYTVAGGGFPGTGQPGNGLPGMPPGSGFPGAGPGRFGPGGDGEEGRTPPGGIGPGRINPGSMGPGGAGPGRMGPGGLGSGSMGPGAMPGGMGSGSMGPGAMPGSMGPGGVLPGGEAPALPPSHFDLYHRDDQLLIAIDLFWNDFTYRTTVAPRVIGIANQIKGKVAVFSGEAGLHALATVAPRVLSTAKTTPRGTWDRAKSDPARLGLEYPPIQRVSLFAELLPHLGRGSLAGQIDRNAAWYALEYDPVDPNNPTVPPRKRVDNVTPGGEWIPELLVPSYPQSAWRATSPYAPDHTFGATNYVAIAGTGLNAARLDPNSSDPEVKKKLGMTGYNWGSRAEDVTDGLANTIYLMQTPPGLQQPWIAGGGATVRGFNEDDPMAGFRHANGGKPGTYALMGDGSVRFVPANVDKKVLLALGTRAGGDMADLADVNTAAPLSALPKPAGPVAPKPAPPAPENKTTTPPPAKTEPKGSPDATPAPREKKEGEKKEGEK
- a CDS encoding alpha/beta fold hydrolase — protein: MRSPLKGLFDRLRPRQYGRREPLVLINGLAEQAESWYRNRKFWSRYFEVLTPNILAYEGDALHARINAKQPVTVEYLVEQLHTYLTQFVQTPPYHLVASSLGGKVAVEFAAKYPQLVNRVVLLCPSGMGDKEQLPIIEGVVGRNARAMVESVFHKPRRADGGLLRYYRSKFANRKWQKGFIRSVRGTLDHVVRDKMRLVTAPTLLVTASGDKVCDPQTAEDAARELPNGHFRKIERCGHAPHIEKHWLINRLVVDFLSSTRPTAHPSWTKLILAKAPRASK
- a CDS encoding class I SAM-dependent methyltransferase; its protein translation is MTPSIVPPQPATAAPLPPAAPAHTPPDLGAAGRTNPNPPASAPKGPDWWLMMRAFLTQGKRIASFAPSSRFMARKLLDGIDWAHARSIVELGAGTGPITAELVRLAHPKARLVVIELDPVLCGRLQARFRESPNVEVVLGDATKFGEILAARGIPKVDHVLSGLPLPSFPAAARDAILETSAKTISAGGTFRQLTVMPLIYYKMYRRYFEDVRFRFVPFNLPPGGVYVCRGYRGAQPAK